In the genome of Hymenobacter taeanensis, one region contains:
- the rnc gene encoding ribonuclease III has product MFGFFRRILGHDRAFRQAIATVTGSTPDNIRLYHLAFTHSSIIRQQPEVGRHQSNERLEFLGDAVLGTVVAEYLFRKFPYEQEGFLTEMRSRIVNRESLNGLALKIGLDKLVQLDPAQGRAARSRSVNGNALEALVGAIYLDHGYKTARKFVLSRLVKPFIDVKSMTTTTTNFKSKLIEWAQRNGKNMRYDLTGEPRPGGVMEFSATVVVDENPVATGMGLSKKQAEQLAAERALEVLGV; this is encoded by the coding sequence TTGTTCGGCTTCTTTCGCCGGATACTGGGCCATGACCGGGCCTTTCGGCAGGCTATTGCCACCGTCACGGGCAGCACCCCCGATAATATTCGGCTCTATCATCTGGCATTTACGCACTCCTCCATTATTCGGCAGCAGCCGGAAGTAGGGCGGCACCAGAGCAATGAGCGACTGGAGTTTCTCGGCGACGCCGTGCTGGGCACAGTGGTAGCTGAGTACCTGTTCCGCAAGTTCCCCTATGAGCAGGAAGGTTTCCTGACGGAGATGCGCAGCCGCATTGTAAATCGAGAAAGCCTCAATGGCCTGGCCTTGAAAATAGGCCTTGATAAGCTGGTGCAGCTAGATCCCGCTCAGGGCCGCGCCGCCCGTTCGCGTTCCGTGAACGGCAACGCACTGGAGGCACTGGTAGGAGCTATTTATCTCGACCACGGCTACAAAACAGCGCGTAAGTTTGTGCTCAGCCGGTTGGTTAAGCCGTTCATCGATGTGAAATCGATGACGACTACCACTACCAATTTCAAGAGCAAACTAATTGAGTGGGCCCAGCGCAATGGCAAAAACATGCGCTACGACCTGACCGGCGAGCCTAGGCCAGGTGGTGTTATGGAATTCTCTGCTACCGTAGTAGTAGATGAAAACCCCGTGGCAACCGGCATGGGCCTCTCTAAGAAGCAAGCGGAGCAATTAGCCGCCGAGCGCGCCCTGGAAGTATTAGGCGTTTAG
- the nadE gene encoding NAD(+) synthase, producing MRIAGAAINQIPFDWTHNLRTIREAIEQAKASGVELLCLPELCLTGYGCEDLFLSDWLPQSALEHLQQVRPWTDGICVVIGLPVRLNHRTYNTAAVLRDGQILGFAAKQFLANDGVHYEPRFFHPWPASETTTVQWEGEEWTLGDMIFEHKGVKFGFEICEDAWRPDDVRPACRLKGRVDMIVNPSASHFAMSKTDLRYKLVLNASRNFNCTYLYANLLGNEAGRIIYDGEILVARNGHLLLRNQLMSFKEVDMECVDVDFATEQARAEEIQPLPTPDEYRELNQALSLALFDYLRKARSRGFVLSLSGGADSVMCAVAVAELVRLGTAELGTAEFMRRAGCFTADDIEQLAGPVAPVPDQNAPGPKDASHSEPDQEQARVNQILTGRLLTCAYQGTVNSSDDTFNSAKELADSIGAVFYNWTIDDEVTGYVGKIEHALGRELTWKTDDLTLQNIQARVRAPAIWMLANIQNALLITTSNRSEASVGYCTMDGDTAGSISPIAGVDKAFVKDWLRWAETALNYPALRHVNALQPTAELRPLEDKQTDERDLMPYPLLNRIERLAFYDRLSPRQVFSVLKGEESATDPELLKTYVKRFYSLWSRNQWKRERFAPAFHLDDYNVDPRSWLRFPILSGGYTEELNGL from the coding sequence ATGCGAATAGCCGGCGCCGCCATCAACCAGATACCCTTCGACTGGACCCATAACCTGCGGACCATCCGCGAAGCCATTGAGCAAGCCAAGGCCTCGGGCGTGGAATTGCTCTGTCTGCCCGAACTGTGCCTTACGGGCTACGGTTGCGAAGACCTGTTTCTGAGCGACTGGCTGCCGCAGTCGGCGCTGGAGCACCTGCAGCAGGTGCGCCCCTGGACCGACGGTATCTGCGTGGTGATAGGCCTACCCGTGCGCCTCAACCACCGCACGTACAACACCGCCGCCGTGCTGCGCGATGGGCAGATTCTGGGCTTTGCCGCTAAGCAGTTCCTGGCCAATGATGGTGTGCACTATGAGCCACGTTTTTTTCACCCATGGCCGGCTAGCGAGACTACCACCGTGCAGTGGGAAGGGGAGGAGTGGACGCTGGGCGACATGATTTTCGAGCATAAAGGCGTAAAGTTCGGTTTTGAGATTTGTGAGGATGCGTGGCGGCCCGATGATGTGCGGCCCGCTTGCCGCCTTAAGGGCCGGGTGGATATGATTGTGAATCCATCGGCTAGCCACTTTGCGATGAGCAAGACTGACCTGCGGTACAAGCTGGTGCTGAATGCCTCTCGCAACTTCAACTGTACTTACCTCTACGCCAACCTGCTCGGCAACGAGGCCGGCCGCATCATCTACGACGGTGAGATTCTGGTGGCCCGCAATGGGCACTTGCTGCTGCGCAACCAGCTCATGAGCTTCAAGGAGGTAGACATGGAGTGCGTGGACGTAGACTTCGCCACTGAGCAAGCGCGCGCTGAGGAAATACAGCCCTTACCTACCCCCGACGAATACCGCGAGCTAAACCAGGCCTTGAGCCTGGCGCTGTTTGACTACCTGCGCAAGGCCCGGAGCCGAGGTTTCGTGCTCAGCCTGAGTGGCGGCGCCGACTCCGTGATGTGTGCCGTGGCCGTAGCCGAGCTAGTGCGCTTGGGCACTGCAGAGCTGGGCACCGCCGAGTTTATGCGCCGGGCGGGCTGCTTTACTGCCGATGACATAGAGCAGCTGGCGGGCCCCGTAGCGCCGGTACCCGACCAGAATGCGCCCGGCCCCAAGGATGCCTCGCACTCTGAGCCCGACCAGGAGCAGGCCCGCGTGAACCAGATCCTAACAGGCCGTCTGCTCACTTGCGCTTACCAAGGCACCGTTAACTCCTCCGATGATACCTTCAACTCAGCTAAGGAGCTAGCTGATTCTATTGGAGCAGTGTTCTACAACTGGACTATTGACGACGAAGTGACGGGCTACGTGGGTAAAATTGAGCACGCCCTTGGCCGTGAATTGACCTGGAAGACCGATGATTTGACGCTGCAGAACATCCAGGCCCGGGTGCGGGCTCCCGCCATCTGGATGCTGGCCAACATCCAGAATGCTCTATTGATAACCACCTCAAACCGCTCAGAGGCCAGCGTAGGCTATTGCACTATGGATGGTGATACGGCTGGCTCTATCTCACCTATTGCCGGCGTTGACAAGGCGTTTGTGAAAGATTGGCTGCGGTGGGCCGAAACGGCGCTGAACTACCCGGCTCTGCGCCACGTGAATGCCCTGCAGCCCACCGCCGAGCTGCGCCCCTTGGAAGACAAGCAGACCGACGAGCGGGACCTGATGCCATACCCGTTGCTCAACCGCATTGAGCGGCTGGCCTTCTATGACCGGCTCAGCCCGCGCCAGGTTTTCAGTGTGCTGAAAGGCGAGGAATCTGCCACCGACCCGGAGCTGCTGAAAACCTACGTGAAGCGCTTCTATAGCCTCTGGAGCCGCAACCAGTGGAAGCGTGAGCGGTTTGCCCCAGCCTTCCACCTCGACGACTACAACGTAGACCCGCGCTCGTGGCTGCGTTTCCCCATTTTGAGCGGCGGCTACACTGAGGAGCTGAACGGGCTGTAG
- a CDS encoding RNA polymerase sigma factor, whose amino-acid sequence MYTLSLPAARSVLPLAPYIPASAEAELVAQLQQGSEEAFRTLVEQYQHRVYRTVLALVRSPEDAEDVAQEVFVEVYQTIDRFRSEAALSTWLYRLATSRALKHQQRLRAQKRFAYFTSLLGLNNQVLHEPPDYAHPQAQLEGQQQVELLRAHIARLPGQQQVAFTLRHEQELSYEEIAAVLNTTVPGVESLLFRARKTLRHYLSLPPNHV is encoded by the coding sequence GTGTACACCCTTTCATTACCTGCTGCTCGCAGCGTCCTGCCCCTTGCGCCATACATCCCCGCTTCTGCTGAGGCCGAGTTGGTAGCGCAGCTGCAGCAGGGAAGTGAGGAGGCATTTCGCACGCTGGTAGAACAATACCAACATCGTGTTTACCGCACAGTACTGGCCCTGGTACGCTCGCCGGAAGATGCCGAAGACGTAGCGCAGGAAGTATTCGTGGAGGTCTACCAAACTATTGATCGGTTTCGGAGTGAGGCTGCACTAAGTACCTGGCTGTATCGGCTGGCTACTTCGCGGGCCCTCAAACACCAGCAGCGGCTGCGGGCCCAAAAGCGCTTTGCCTATTTCACCAGCTTGCTGGGCCTTAACAACCAAGTGCTGCACGAGCCACCAGATTATGCCCACCCGCAGGCGCAACTAGAGGGGCAGCAGCAGGTAGAGCTGCTCCGGGCGCATATTGCCCGGTTACCCGGCCAGCAACAAGTGGCCTTTACGTTGCGGCATGAGCAGGAATTGAGCTACGAGGAAATAGCGGCGGTTCTCAACACCACGGTGCCAGGCGTAGAGTCGCTGCTGTTCCGCGCCCGCAAAACCCTTCGCCATTATCTTTCACTCCCTCCGAACCATGTCTGA
- the lgt gene encoding prolipoprotein diacylglyceryl transferase encodes MSFLSAILWSPDPDIVNIGPLTLRWYGLLFMSGFVVGTFILSHVYKSERTSPRWVDVITIYVLIGTVLGARLGHVFFYDWASYKDQPWEILKIWHGGLASHGATIGIIFAVWLFSRNNKFDVLWTLDRIVLVVAVGGALIRMGNLMNSEIVGQPTDKPWAFVFPRDVEHLQPYSPDQPVPEGSYQVQRTRQADGSIKVDAQPMGTSVTPGSEVAVPRHPTQIYESLFCVFLFVLLYSMWNRTKERTPRGQLFGLFVVLLFSFRFLVEFLKEDQVAFEKGMTLNMGQWLSIPLVFIGLYVFWRAGKNPNNPYGYAPRDLGQEEAKEAITSR; translated from the coding sequence ATGAGCTTTCTAAGCGCCATTCTTTGGAGCCCCGACCCCGACATCGTGAACATCGGGCCACTGACGTTGCGTTGGTATGGATTGTTGTTCATGTCGGGCTTTGTGGTCGGCACGTTCATCTTGTCGCACGTCTATAAGTCGGAGCGTACGTCGCCGCGGTGGGTTGATGTTATTACCATTTACGTGCTGATTGGTACGGTGCTGGGCGCGCGGCTAGGCCACGTGTTTTTCTACGACTGGGCTTCCTACAAAGACCAGCCCTGGGAAATTCTGAAGATCTGGCACGGTGGCCTAGCCAGCCACGGTGCCACCATTGGTATCATCTTCGCCGTATGGCTGTTCAGCCGCAACAACAAGTTTGATGTGCTCTGGACCCTCGACCGCATTGTGCTGGTAGTAGCCGTGGGCGGGGCCCTCATCCGAATGGGCAACCTGATGAACTCCGAGATTGTAGGCCAGCCGACGGATAAGCCCTGGGCCTTCGTGTTTCCGCGCGATGTGGAGCACCTGCAGCCTTACAGCCCCGACCAGCCCGTGCCCGAAGGCTCCTACCAGGTGCAACGCACGCGGCAGGCCGATGGCAGCATTAAAGTAGATGCGCAGCCGATGGGCACCAGCGTAACGCCGGGCTCAGAAGTAGCCGTACCACGCCACCCTACCCAGATTTATGAGTCGCTGTTTTGTGTGTTCCTCTTCGTGCTACTCTACAGTATGTGGAATCGTACCAAAGAGCGCACCCCCCGCGGCCAGCTATTTGGGCTGTTTGTAGTGCTCTTGTTCTCCTTCCGCTTCTTGGTAGAGTTCCTGAAGGAAGATCAAGTGGCTTTCGAGAAAGGCATGACCCTGAATATGGGCCAGTGGCTGAGCATTCCGTTGGTGTTTATAGGGCTATATGTGTTCTGGCGTGCCGGCAAAAACCCGAATAACCCCTACGGCTACGCCCCCCGTGATTTAGGCCAGGAGGAAGCCAAGGAGGCCATTACAAGCCGCTAG
- the fbaA gene encoding class II fructose-bisphosphate aldolase, with protein sequence MAEQSTLTGLRAGVLHGDEVQQLFEYAKANNFALPAVNVTGTDTVNGVLEAARDLNSPVIIQFSNGGAQFFAGKGLPNDQQQASIAGGISGAQHVHLMAEAYGVPVILHTDHAAKKLLTWIDGLLEAGEKHFAQYGQPLYSSHMLDLSEEPIEENIEICKEYLKRMDKMGMTLEIELGVTGGEEDGVDNSDVDSSKLYTQPSEVAYAYEELSKISSRFTIAAAFGNVHGVYKPGNVKLQPVILKNSQDFVKEKFNLTEERPINFVFHGGSGSSQEEIREAISYGAIKMNIDTDLQWAFWDGIKNYYQKNEGFLQSQIGNPNGEDSPNKKYYDPRVWLREGEKTFIARLKSAFEDLNAVGKRP encoded by the coding sequence ATGGCTGAACAATCCACTCTTACTGGCCTACGCGCCGGTGTGCTGCACGGCGACGAAGTGCAGCAGCTCTTCGAATACGCCAAGGCCAACAACTTTGCCTTGCCCGCCGTGAACGTAACCGGCACCGACACGGTGAACGGTGTGCTGGAAGCCGCCCGCGACCTGAACTCGCCGGTTATCATCCAGTTTTCTAATGGTGGTGCCCAGTTCTTTGCGGGTAAAGGTCTCCCTAACGACCAGCAACAAGCGAGTATTGCTGGCGGCATCTCGGGCGCGCAGCACGTGCACCTGATGGCTGAGGCGTACGGCGTGCCCGTAATTCTGCACACTGACCACGCTGCCAAGAAGCTGCTGACCTGGATTGATGGCTTGCTGGAAGCTGGTGAGAAGCACTTCGCTCAGTACGGTCAGCCCCTGTACAGCTCGCACATGCTCGACCTCTCGGAGGAGCCGATTGAGGAGAACATCGAGATCTGCAAGGAATACCTGAAGCGGATGGATAAGATGGGAATGACGCTGGAAATCGAGCTAGGTGTTACCGGCGGCGAGGAAGACGGCGTAGACAACTCCGATGTTGATTCCAGTAAGCTCTATACCCAGCCTTCGGAAGTGGCCTACGCCTACGAGGAGCTCAGCAAAATCAGCTCGCGCTTCACTATTGCGGCGGCTTTCGGTAACGTACACGGCGTGTACAAGCCCGGCAACGTGAAACTGCAGCCCGTTATCCTGAAAAACTCTCAGGACTTCGTGAAAGAGAAATTCAACCTGACGGAGGAGCGCCCCATCAACTTCGTATTCCACGGCGGTTCGGGCTCTTCGCAGGAGGAAATTCGCGAGGCTATCAGCTACGGTGCCATCAAGATGAACATTGACACCGACCTGCAGTGGGCGTTCTGGGATGGTATCAAGAACTACTACCAGAAGAACGAAGGCTTCCTACAGAGCCAGATTGGCAACCCCAACGGTGAGGACTCGCCCAACAAGAAGTACTACGACCCCCGCGTATGGCTGCGCGAGGGTGAGAAGACCTTCATTGCCCGTTTGAAGTCGGCCTTCGAAGACCTCAACGCCGTAGGTAAGCGCCCCTAA
- a CDS encoding SdiA-regulated domain-containing protein: protein MRVLFLATLFAGSLLSGSCSEAQTGNQPEKQEKSGKKKGKKSKKDADVENLNRVGTLDQVPESSGLALTGQPGSFYTHGDDGNRAILYKIDTKGKLLEEIEVQTDSFDWESVTRDDKGYVYIGDVGNNNNNRKNLVIHRLKPEAPNQVADIHLKYPDQKDFPPSKSERNFDCEATLWHQGQIYLFTKDRAQSSTSKVYTVPDQPGSYTAKLLTKLAIPGEVTDAALSPNGRRLVLLGRQEMFVLEGNSLADLLKAKPHQISLKGTGQTEGAAFTDDNTLYISSEQGSLYEYAF from the coding sequence ATGCGCGTTCTATTTCTTGCTACCCTCTTCGCCGGCTCTCTTTTGAGTGGCAGCTGCTCCGAAGCTCAAACCGGAAATCAACCCGAAAAGCAGGAGAAATCCGGCAAGAAAAAAGGCAAGAAATCGAAGAAGGATGCCGACGTTGAAAACCTGAATCGAGTGGGCACCCTGGATCAGGTGCCTGAAAGCTCAGGCTTAGCCCTTACCGGCCAGCCGGGCTCCTTCTACACGCACGGCGACGATGGCAACCGCGCTATTCTTTACAAGATTGACACTAAAGGCAAGCTGCTGGAAGAAATTGAGGTGCAGACCGACAGCTTCGATTGGGAGAGCGTGACGCGCGACGATAAAGGCTACGTGTACATCGGCGACGTGGGCAACAACAACAATAACCGCAAGAACCTGGTCATTCACCGCCTGAAGCCCGAAGCGCCCAACCAGGTAGCCGATATCCATCTTAAGTACCCCGATCAGAAGGATTTCCCGCCCTCTAAGAGCGAGCGGAATTTTGACTGCGAAGCCACCTTGTGGCACCAAGGCCAGATTTACCTGTTTACCAAGGACCGGGCTCAGTCCTCTACTAGCAAGGTATATACCGTACCCGACCAACCGGGTTCTTATACGGCCAAGCTCCTTACCAAGCTGGCTATTCCGGGTGAGGTAACGGATGCAGCCTTGAGCCCCAACGGCCGCCGCCTGGTGCTGCTGGGCCGGCAGGAAATGTTTGTACTGGAGGGCAACAGCCTCGCTGATCTGCTGAAAGCAAAACCTCATCAAATTTCCCTCAAAGGGACAGGCCAAACCGAAGGGGCCGCTTTCACAGATGATAACACTCTCTATATCAGCAGTGAGCAAGGTTCTCTGTACGAATACGCGTTCTAA
- the yidD gene encoding membrane protein insertion efficiency factor YidD: MSYLFRQLLLGLLWVYRHLISPLTPASCRYTPTCSAYAVQAIHKYGPWRGGQLALRRISRCHPWGGSGYDPVP; encoded by the coding sequence ATGTCGTACCTGTTCCGCCAGCTACTGCTAGGCCTGCTCTGGGTGTACCGCCACCTGATTTCGCCCCTCACACCGGCCAGCTGCCGCTATACGCCCACCTGCTCCGCTTATGCCGTGCAGGCCATTCATAAATATGGCCCCTGGCGCGGCGGCCAGCTGGCCTTACGTCGCATCAGCCGCTGCCATCCCTGGGGCGGCAGCGGCTACGACCCAGTACCGTGA
- a CDS encoding S46 family peptidase — protein MRKNHWAKILLLTLLLPLAAHADEGMWLPLFVKRLNQADMQKKGLKLTAEEIYDVNNASLKDAVVQLGGFCTGEFVSKQGLLLTNHHCGYDALQTHSTPQNNILQNGFFATTPQEEKTNPGLFVDILVRMEDVTGKVLEGITPGTPEQERVAAVQKRQRELADAAKENGQYVAYVRDMFGGNEYYLFVYQRFGDVRLVGAPPEAVGKFGGDTDNWMWPRHTGDFSMFRVYADKNNKPTAQPQADNVPYVPKKHLPVSLQGVSEGDFAMVFGFPGRTQRFLPAAGLQMTLDQTNPARIKLRDTRLKLWKEDMDQDAALRLKYASKYAGIANYWKYYIGQNEGMKRLKTVQAKQAEENSLMQWIGQDQTRAQQYGEALNTINQAYAGMRQYNLSTQYIQEAAFGTEIVTLAARMMPLYTTLKNSPADKAAISKAVADLKEPLTDYFKDYSAPTDKKVFAALMGLYMQDVPKDQQPDVFQTVQKQYGGSMQKYADYVFANSFLTSEAKVNAFLANPTLAKLEADPGFKTYQSVYTNYVQNILPKLQGMQAGLGRANRLYVAALREKNSQKVYSPDANSTIRLSYGTVRPYEGRDAVSYDYKTTAQGILEKEDPTNPEFVVPKKELELLKMKDYGRFADKQGNLPVAFITDNDITGGNSGSPVINGRGELIGIAFDGNWEAMTGDLAYDPELKRCINVDIRYVLWCIEKLGGAKSLVDEMTIVNNGPNPGVGPAASASATNDMSDVEKMKVKTEKGGKTKIKRKKDSAML, from the coding sequence ATGCGCAAAAATCACTGGGCGAAAATCCTGCTCCTGACGCTGCTACTACCCCTCGCGGCGCACGCCGACGAAGGCATGTGGCTGCCCCTCTTCGTGAAACGCCTTAACCAGGCCGACATGCAGAAGAAAGGCCTGAAGCTGACCGCGGAAGAAATTTATGACGTTAACAACGCCTCTCTGAAGGATGCTGTGGTGCAGCTTGGCGGCTTTTGCACCGGTGAGTTTGTAAGTAAGCAAGGTTTACTGCTGACCAACCACCACTGCGGCTACGACGCGCTGCAAACCCACAGCACACCCCAAAACAACATTCTCCAGAACGGTTTCTTTGCCACCACACCTCAGGAAGAGAAAACCAACCCCGGTCTGTTCGTGGATATTCTGGTGCGCATGGAAGACGTAACGGGCAAAGTGCTGGAAGGCATTACGCCTGGTACGCCGGAGCAGGAGCGCGTGGCCGCCGTGCAGAAGCGCCAGCGTGAGCTAGCCGATGCTGCCAAAGAAAACGGCCAGTATGTGGCTTATGTGCGCGACATGTTTGGTGGCAACGAGTACTACCTGTTCGTGTATCAGCGCTTTGGCGACGTACGCCTGGTAGGCGCGCCGCCGGAAGCCGTGGGCAAGTTTGGCGGTGACACCGACAACTGGATGTGGCCCCGCCACACCGGCGACTTCTCCATGTTCCGCGTGTACGCCGATAAAAACAACAAGCCTACCGCCCAGCCTCAGGCTGATAACGTGCCCTACGTGCCCAAAAAGCACCTGCCCGTAAGCCTGCAGGGGGTGAGTGAAGGCGACTTCGCCATGGTGTTTGGTTTCCCCGGCCGCACCCAGCGTTTTCTGCCCGCTGCTGGTTTGCAGATGACTCTGGACCAGACCAACCCCGCCCGCATCAAGCTGCGCGACACGCGCCTGAAGCTCTGGAAAGAGGACATGGACCAAGACGCCGCGCTGCGCCTGAAGTATGCCTCCAAGTATGCCGGCATTGCCAACTACTGGAAGTACTACATTGGCCAGAACGAAGGCATGAAGCGCCTGAAAACGGTACAGGCCAAGCAGGCCGAAGAAAACTCCCTTATGCAGTGGATTGGCCAGGATCAAACCCGTGCTCAGCAGTACGGCGAGGCTCTGAACACCATCAACCAGGCCTACGCTGGCATGCGCCAGTACAACCTCAGCACCCAATACATACAGGAGGCGGCCTTCGGGACGGAGATTGTAACGCTGGCTGCCCGCATGATGCCGCTCTACACCACCCTGAAAAACTCGCCCGCGGATAAAGCCGCCATCAGCAAGGCCGTAGCCGACCTGAAGGAGCCCCTGACCGATTACTTCAAAGACTACAGCGCTCCTACCGACAAGAAGGTGTTTGCCGCTCTCATGGGCCTCTACATGCAGGACGTACCCAAAGACCAGCAGCCCGATGTATTCCAGACGGTGCAGAAGCAGTATGGCGGCTCTATGCAGAAGTACGCCGACTATGTGTTTGCCAACTCTTTCCTGACCTCGGAAGCTAAAGTGAATGCTTTCCTGGCTAACCCTACGCTGGCAAAGCTGGAAGCTGATCCTGGGTTCAAGACGTATCAGTCAGTGTACACGAACTATGTGCAGAACATTCTGCCCAAGTTGCAGGGCATGCAGGCCGGCTTGGGCCGCGCCAACCGCCTGTACGTTGCCGCTCTGCGCGAGAAAAACAGCCAGAAAGTGTACTCGCCCGATGCTAACTCCACCATTCGGCTGAGCTATGGTACCGTGCGCCCCTACGAAGGCCGCGACGCCGTAAGCTACGATTACAAGACCACGGCGCAGGGCATTCTGGAAAAGGAAGACCCCACCAACCCCGAGTTTGTAGTGCCCAAAAAGGAGCTGGAACTATTGAAAATGAAAGATTACGGCCGCTTCGCCGATAAGCAGGGCAACCTGCCCGTGGCCTTTATTACCGACAACGACATCACCGGCGGCAACTCCGGCTCGCCGGTTATCAACGGACGGGGCGAGCTAATCGGCATTGCCTTCGATGGCAACTGGGAAGCCATGACCGGCGACCTGGCCTACGACCCCGAGCTGAAGCGCTGCATCAACGTTGACATTCGGTACGTGCTGTGGTGCATAGAGAAGCTGGGCGGCGCCAAAAGCCTGGTTGATGAAATGACTATCGTTAATAATGGCCCCAACCCCGGAGTAGGACCCGCGGCCTCAGCATCTGCCACCAATGATATGAGCGACGTGGAGAAGATGAAGGTGAAAACCGAAAAAGGTGGCAAAACCAAGATCAAACGCAAAAAAGATTCTGCCATGTTGTAA